Proteins encoded together in one Rossellomorea sp. y25 window:
- a CDS encoding MBL fold metallo-hydrolase: METLKVGDLTIHWLNGGVTHMDGGAMFGVVPKPLWSKKYAVNDLNQIELRTDPLFFKWEGKNVLIESGIGKGKLNEKQRRNYGVHEESDIERSLEALGLKPDDIDVVLMTHMHFDHACGLTKYEGDTLVPVFPNATIYTSQVEWDEMRNPNVRSRNTYWKENWESIQSQVETFEGEKEVLPGITMVHTGGHSDGHSIILLEHNGEKFIHMADIMPTHAHKNPLWVLAYDDYPMTSIDAKDKWINQAIEGEYWFLFYHDAVYRGIKWNRDGEIVDHVLREK, translated from the coding sequence ATGGAAACGTTGAAAGTTGGAGATCTAACGATACACTGGCTGAATGGCGGCGTCACTCACATGGATGGTGGAGCTATGTTCGGAGTGGTCCCAAAGCCTCTTTGGTCAAAAAAATATGCCGTGAATGACTTGAATCAGATCGAATTACGAACAGATCCGCTCTTTTTCAAATGGGAAGGGAAGAATGTATTAATTGAATCAGGTATTGGTAAAGGGAAGCTGAATGAGAAACAAAGACGTAACTATGGTGTGCATGAAGAGTCGGATATCGAGAGATCCCTCGAAGCACTGGGCTTGAAACCAGATGATATTGATGTGGTGTTGATGACCCACATGCATTTCGATCATGCTTGCGGTTTAACAAAATATGAGGGCGATACGCTTGTTCCTGTATTCCCGAATGCAACCATTTACACCTCCCAAGTGGAATGGGATGAAATGAGAAATCCGAATGTGCGCTCCCGCAATACATACTGGAAAGAAAATTGGGAGAGTATTCAATCCCAAGTGGAAACGTTCGAAGGAGAAAAGGAAGTACTTCCTGGAATCACAATGGTGCATACGGGAGGTCACAGTGACGGGCATTCGATTATCCTTTTAGAGCATAACGGGGAGAAGTTCATTCATATGGCAGATATCATGCCTACTCACGCGCACAAAAATCCACTGTGGGTACTGGCTTACGACGACTATCCAATGACGTCCATCGATGCCAAAGACAAGTGGATCAATCAAGCGATTGAAGGAGAATACTGGTTCCTATTCTATCATGATGCGGTTTATAGAGGGATCAAGTGGAATAGAGATGGAGAAATCGTTGATCACGTACTGAGGGAAAAATAA
- the thpR gene encoding RNA 2',3'-cyclic phosphodiesterase, with the protein MLKAHYFFALSLSQETKRHIHKWTQPMKDEDSFQRWVHPQDYHITLAFLGNADELQPVIHKVGALECSAFPLTLDYFGIFGKSDSPRILWMGVQPSEALQRVRDRMYDACEEAGFQLDKRPFSPHITVGRKWNKDFPFTPEWLNAFQPTDTHSFTAGEIVLYQTHLDRLPKYEAIYTKSLQAYRPS; encoded by the coding sequence ATGTTGAAAGCTCACTATTTCTTTGCACTTTCCCTGTCTCAGGAAACGAAACGCCATATTCATAAATGGACGCAGCCAATGAAGGATGAGGATTCCTTTCAGCGCTGGGTGCACCCGCAGGATTATCACATCACATTAGCCTTCTTAGGAAATGCGGATGAACTTCAACCCGTGATCCATAAAGTAGGGGCTCTGGAGTGTTCTGCCTTCCCTTTAACCCTGGATTACTTCGGGATCTTTGGCAAAAGTGATTCACCCAGAATACTTTGGATGGGTGTTCAGCCATCAGAAGCATTACAACGGGTTCGGGACCGTATGTATGATGCGTGTGAAGAAGCGGGCTTTCAATTAGATAAGAGACCTTTTTCTCCACATATCACAGTAGGGCGGAAGTGGAATAAAGACTTCCCTTTTACTCCCGAATGGTTAAATGCGTTTCAGCCGACTGATACCCACTCCTTCACAGCAGGAGAAATTGTGTTATATCAAACCCACTTAGATAGACTGCCAAAGTATGAAGCCATTTACACCAAATCATTACAGGCATATCGACCGTCATGA
- a CDS encoding diacylglycerol kinase family protein produces the protein MKTIFIVNPSAKNHHSLTSWNQFSQTIDIPYEMFVTEHPGDVKSIVASKVNESPDELLLVVGVGGDGTMNSVVSGTIGFDKVVIGYIPSGSGNDFARGYNWPNNQKQAYTLIKQGLKKEDIVLLDSGQYSMSSGPNGHFVNNIGIGFDAQIARMANRSPFKKWLNKWSLGQLIYPILLCKEAFTFKPFSLSIRVDGKEQRFHKVWFVTISNQPFFGGGMKIAPQACPQDGYIDMTLVHGLSRWKLLLVFLSVFFGKHTAFKEVSTRTGKMITVRSSQDVPVHADGDTIEELKKADELKVNVLPLSWKMLNRSGWQKC, from the coding sequence ATGAAAACGATTTTTATCGTGAACCCTTCTGCAAAGAACCATCATTCCTTAACTTCATGGAATCAATTTAGTCAAACAATCGACATTCCATATGAAATGTTTGTGACAGAGCACCCCGGGGACGTAAAGAGCATTGTCGCAAGTAAGGTCAACGAATCTCCTGACGAATTGCTCTTGGTCGTGGGAGTCGGTGGAGATGGCACCATGAACTCTGTGGTCAGTGGAACAATCGGTTTTGACAAGGTCGTTATAGGGTATATTCCATCAGGAAGCGGTAATGATTTTGCAAGAGGCTATAATTGGCCTAACAATCAAAAACAAGCATATACCTTAATAAAGCAGGGATTAAAAAAAGAGGATATCGTGCTTTTGGATTCTGGTCAATATTCCATGAGCAGCGGACCAAATGGGCATTTTGTGAATAATATAGGAATAGGCTTTGATGCGCAAATTGCCCGGATGGCAAATCGTTCTCCCTTTAAAAAGTGGTTGAACAAATGGTCCCTTGGGCAGTTGATCTATCCTATCCTTCTTTGTAAGGAAGCGTTTACGTTTAAACCTTTTTCTCTTTCGATAAGGGTCGATGGAAAAGAACAACGGTTCCACAAGGTATGGTTTGTGACGATTTCGAATCAGCCTTTTTTTGGCGGAGGGATGAAAATCGCCCCACAGGCCTGTCCTCAAGATGGCTACATCGATATGACTCTCGTCCACGGTTTATCCAGGTGGAAATTACTCTTGGTCTTTCTATCCGTCTTCTTCGGAAAACATACGGCTTTCAAAGAAGTCAGCACGCGTACGGGAAAGATGATTACGGTTCGATCGAGTCAGGATGTACCTGTTCACGCAGACGGAGATACTATTGAAGAACTGAAGAAGGCTGATGAATTGAAGGTGAATGTTCTTCCATTAAGTTGGAAAATGTTAAACAGAAGTGGGTGGCAGAAGTGTTAG
- a CDS encoding M42 family metallopeptidase — MKQDTLELFKTLTELPGAPGNEHAVRKFMKEQLSQYSDDIVQDRLGGIFGVKKGKDQDPVVMVAGHMDEVGFMVTSITDNGMIRFQTLGGWWSQVLLAQRVQIITDNGPVTGVIGSIPPHLLGEEQRRKPMDIKNMLIDIGADDRDNALEIGIKPGQQIVPICPFTPMANEKKILAKAWDNRYGCGLSIELLKELQGVTLPNTLYSGATVQEEVGLRGAQTAANMINPDIFFALDASPANDMSGDKNEFGQLGKGALLRILDRSMVTHRGIREFVLDTAESNDIPYQYFVSQGGTDAGRVHMSNEGVPSAVVGICSRYIHTHASMIHVDDYAAAKELIVKLVKQCDRSTIQSIKSNA, encoded by the coding sequence ATGAAACAAGATACGTTGGAACTTTTTAAAACATTGACTGAATTGCCGGGAGCACCCGGTAATGAGCATGCGGTCCGTAAATTTATGAAAGAACAATTGTCTCAATACTCAGATGACATTGTCCAGGATCGCCTGGGTGGGATATTTGGAGTGAAAAAAGGCAAAGATCAGGACCCTGTTGTCATGGTGGCGGGACATATGGATGAAGTAGGCTTTATGGTCACGTCCATTACGGATAATGGGATGATCCGTTTTCAAACCCTTGGCGGATGGTGGAGTCAGGTCCTGTTGGCTCAGCGTGTTCAGATCATTACGGATAACGGGCCTGTAACGGGTGTAATCGGAAGTATCCCCCCTCACTTGCTGGGAGAAGAACAACGAAGAAAGCCGATGGATATCAAGAATATGCTCATTGATATCGGTGCGGATGATCGGGATAATGCACTTGAAATCGGGATTAAACCAGGGCAGCAGATTGTACCGATTTGTCCGTTTACACCAATGGCGAATGAGAAAAAAATACTTGCAAAGGCCTGGGATAACCGTTATGGATGCGGATTGTCCATTGAACTGTTAAAAGAGCTGCAAGGTGTGACACTTCCCAACACCCTATACTCTGGAGCCACGGTTCAGGAGGAAGTCGGACTACGCGGTGCCCAGACAGCAGCTAATATGATTAATCCGGATATTTTCTTTGCCCTCGATGCAAGTCCGGCAAATGATATGTCAGGGGACAAAAATGAATTTGGCCAATTAGGGAAAGGTGCTCTTCTTCGCATTCTTGATCGTTCAATGGTTACCCACAGAGGCATCAGGGAATTCGTTCTTGATACAGCTGAATCAAATGACATTCCTTATCAATATTTTGTTTCTCAAGGCGGAACAGATGCCGGAAGAGTACATATGTCAAATGAAGGGGTCCCAAGTGCAGTTGTTGGTATCTGTTCAAGATATATCCACACACATGCATCCATGATACATGTAGATGATTATGCAGCTGCGAAAGAACTGATTGTCAAATTAGTGAAGCAATGTGATCGTTCTACAATCCAATCGATTAAATCGAATGCATAA
- a CDS encoding nuclease-related domain-containing protein, which translates to MAQLIKLQDYVSRYETDLYKYPSQFVRLKKQQWEKMKQHWENGALPPVPPIMKDEVPEEEGNSMKEKLFSLFKKKGAQEEEQSSSIQLNDDEIEIEMDSHQDISTEEELKVSFLDLLFDFQLRWASSTIMEKSYVDNSYHYDERLRYLLQRFPDNIFVMYNPVLRIKQAPVELETILITPTGIWCLTFLEFEEGTAYIGSGERFWLKKWGDVETKVLNPLIGLRRMESILHQIIQYEGVELPIYKGVISRNGYIDYPQAPVGIQFLDKRYHNEWFQQQRSSSSPIKSVQLKAAQAIMEYSETTSFRRLQWEEQTVGSDENQQ; encoded by the coding sequence ATGGCACAACTGATTAAACTCCAAGATTACGTTTCCAGGTACGAAACGGATTTATATAAATATCCTTCCCAATTTGTCCGATTAAAAAAGCAGCAATGGGAAAAAATGAAACAACATTGGGAAAACGGCGCTCTTCCTCCCGTTCCACCCATCATGAAGGATGAAGTGCCAGAGGAGGAAGGGAACTCCATGAAGGAGAAGCTCTTTTCACTCTTTAAAAAGAAAGGAGCTCAAGAAGAGGAGCAGTCAAGTTCTATTCAACTGAATGATGACGAAATTGAAATCGAAATGGATTCACATCAAGATATCTCTACAGAGGAAGAATTAAAGGTTTCCTTCCTGGACCTTTTATTTGATTTTCAGTTGAGATGGGCAAGCTCCACGATTATGGAGAAATCCTATGTAGACAACAGCTATCATTATGACGAACGCTTGCGCTACCTGCTTCAGCGCTTTCCAGATAACATATTCGTGATGTACAACCCGGTACTAAGAATTAAACAAGCACCTGTAGAGCTCGAAACCATTTTGATCACTCCGACAGGAATATGGTGCCTAACCTTTCTTGAATTTGAGGAAGGAACCGCCTATATCGGATCTGGAGAACGATTTTGGCTGAAAAAATGGGGAGATGTCGAGACGAAGGTATTAAACCCTCTTATCGGTCTAAGGAGAATGGAGAGTATACTCCATCAGATCATTCAATATGAAGGAGTGGAGCTCCCTATTTATAAAGGTGTGATAAGCAGGAATGGATACATAGATTACCCACAGGCTCCAGTGGGCATCCAGTTTCTGGATAAACGGTATCACAACGAATGGTTCCAACAGCAGCGTTCAAGCTCTTCTCCAATCAAGAGTGTGCAGCTAAAAGCGGCACAAGCCATCATGGAGTATTCCGAAACCACTTCTTTCAGAAGGCTTCAGTGGGAAGAACAGACGGTTGGTTCAGATGAGAATCAACAATGA
- the cysK gene encoding cysteine synthase A, producing the protein MKVVQNIAELIGDTPLVKLNRLNPADGADVYVKLEFYNPSKSVKDRAAFQMIVEAEKEGLLKAGSTIIEPTSGNTGIGLAMNAAARGYRAILVMPDTMTQERINLLKAYGAEVVLTPGDDKMPGAIEKAKELTEQIPNSFMPMQFENDANPNAHRETTALEIVEAMKEIGKPLSAFVATAGTGGTITGTGEVLKEHYPDLAVHVVEPAGSPVLSGGKPGKHKLVGTSPGFVPDILNTEVYDEIHKIEDEQAYDIARRMASEEGILVGPSSGAACYAAIEVAKKLSPEDVVVCIACDTGERYLSSDLFRF; encoded by the coding sequence ATGAAAGTTGTACAAAATATTGCTGAATTGATCGGGGACACTCCACTAGTCAAATTGAATCGCCTCAATCCTGCTGACGGGGCGGATGTGTATGTTAAATTAGAATTCTATAATCCGAGTAAAAGTGTGAAGGACCGTGCTGCCTTTCAAATGATCGTTGAAGCAGAGAAGGAAGGCTTATTGAAGGCAGGATCGACCATTATAGAGCCGACGAGTGGAAACACCGGCATCGGCCTTGCCATGAATGCAGCCGCAAGGGGATATCGCGCAATCCTGGTGATGCCCGATACGATGACTCAAGAGCGTATTAATCTGTTAAAAGCATATGGAGCTGAAGTAGTCTTAACACCTGGAGATGACAAAATGCCGGGTGCTATTGAAAAAGCGAAAGAATTAACAGAGCAAATTCCAAACAGCTTCATGCCGATGCAGTTTGAAAACGATGCGAACCCAAATGCCCACAGGGAAACGACTGCTCTCGAGATTGTCGAAGCCATGAAAGAAATCGGCAAGCCCTTATCTGCATTTGTTGCGACTGCCGGAACGGGCGGCACGATTACAGGGACAGGTGAAGTGTTAAAAGAGCACTACCCGGATCTTGCCGTTCATGTGGTGGAGCCGGCAGGATCCCCGGTTCTTTCTGGAGGAAAGCCAGGGAAGCATAAATTAGTCGGGACGAGTCCCGGGTTTGTTCCAGATATTTTAAATACGGAAGTGTATGATGAAATTCATAAAATCGAAGACGAGCAAGCCTACGATATCGCCCGTAGAATGGCAAGTGAAGAAGGAATTCTGGTAGGACCTTCATCAGGAGCCGCTTGTTATGCAGCCATTGAAGTGGCGAAGAAATTATCACCGGAAGATGTAGTCGTGTGCATTGCCTGCGATACAGGAGAAAGATATCTATCAAGCGACCTGTTCAGATTTTAA
- a CDS encoding PepSY domain-containing protein, whose product MNWKSFMIGIGIGAVGGYFLKEKLDDSNMVSAEKVLRDVKLSFKKEGNIDGSWIGMKPEDYQKHSVTTKVYKGGVSRRKDGELEQYEFLADAYTGTVVDVYPLS is encoded by the coding sequence ATGAACTGGAAATCTTTCATGATCGGAATCGGAATCGGGGCAGTAGGCGGATATTTTCTTAAAGAAAAACTGGATGATTCAAACATGGTTTCTGCCGAAAAAGTTTTAAGGGACGTAAAACTTTCATTCAAAAAAGAGGGGAACATCGATGGCTCCTGGATCGGAATGAAGCCCGAAGACTATCAGAAGCACTCGGTAACAACGAAAGTTTATAAAGGTGGCGTATCCAGAAGAAAAGACGGTGAACTGGAGCAATATGAATTTTTAGCAGATGCGTATACGGGCACTGTTGTGGATGTGTATCCTTTATCTTAA
- the trmB gene encoding tRNA (guanosine(46)-N7)-methyltransferase TrmB, whose amino-acid sequence MRLRNKPWASEKISDHPQYVVAEPQEIKGQWNKEFGNDNPIHIEVGTGKGQFVTEMARANPDVNYIGIELYESVIVTALDRLIEAELPNVKLLNVDAKNLTEYFASEEVSRVYLNFSDPWPKNRHEKRRLTYKDFLKLYEDVLIKGGEIHFKTDNQGLFEYSLKSFSWYGLHLNFLSLDLHNSEFEGNIMTEYEEKFSAKGQRIYRVEAQYQNQ is encoded by the coding sequence ATGCGTTTACGTAATAAACCGTGGGCTTCTGAGAAAATCAGTGACCATCCACAGTATGTTGTGGCAGAACCCCAGGAGATAAAAGGTCAATGGAATAAAGAGTTTGGTAATGACAATCCTATCCACATCGAGGTAGGAACAGGAAAAGGTCAATTTGTCACGGAGATGGCCAGAGCCAATCCGGACGTTAATTATATTGGAATCGAGTTATATGAAAGCGTCATTGTAACAGCTCTTGATCGTTTAATCGAAGCTGAGCTTCCTAACGTCAAGCTGTTAAATGTCGATGCAAAGAACCTGACTGAATACTTCGCATCGGAAGAAGTAAGTCGAGTATACTTGAACTTCTCTGATCCATGGCCGAAAAACAGACATGAAAAACGTCGACTGACTTATAAAGATTTTCTGAAGCTATATGAAGATGTGCTGATCAAAGGCGGAGAAATCCACTTTAAGACAGACAATCAAGGCTTATTCGAGTACTCATTAAAGAGCTTCTCCTGGTACGGCCTGCATCTGAATTTCTTGAGCCTCGACCTTCATAATAGTGAGTTTGAAGGCAATATCATGACTGAATACGAAGAAAAATTCTCAGCCAAAGGCCAAAGAATCTACCGGGTCGAAGCCCAATATCAAAATCAATAA
- the pulA gene encoding type I pullulanase, producing the protein MLVISRHYDAFLDMFNTITMILPYDYHEGHSSHFTLIKGSEKIALHIEEKIPLNDAMKYVTTIQGEKVILGKTYEVVDEHNTKTDLQIGAVIRTEEFDQRYYYDGDDLGVTYQEGCTVFKVWAPTSTEVRLKLKSPDDEEIQYPFARVENGVWECKVNTNVDGYYYTILTCINLVWDESIDPYAKSVSYDSEWGCVVNLGKGEALSSLPPLSSPTDAVIYELNIRDFSAQKESGMKYRGKYRAFTEKGTSTPSGFSSGIQYLKELGITHVELLPVNDFDGVTDHPADKNYNWGYNPLFFNAPEGSYSLKPEDPYERINELKSVIRSLHEENIRVILDVVYNHVFIREDSSFEKLVPGYFFRHDENGLPSNGTGVGNDFASERLMARKFIVDSILYWIEEYGVDGFRFDLMGILDIKTMATIREEVEKVLPGAILIGEGWDLNTPLPPHQKANLRNAHQLQGIGQFNDWFRDTIKGSTFNLYDKGFALGHGHLEQKVELVLTGSVGMKNGERGLFKEPTQSVNYVESHDNHTLWDKMKACLNEEEGTLMDRHKLSTTMVLLSQGIPFLHAGQEFFRTKNGIENSYNSPVEINQLDWVRREEYDEVVQYVKALIQIRKSHGAFRFQKSGLIREHVEVSHSIENLVVVHYRNVHPYGPWNEIFMVFHSDTKKCDYSLPEGKDWICLSDGNRANVNGLYEVEKPTITLEPVSSYVFVR; encoded by the coding sequence GTGTTAGTCATTAGCAGGCATTACGATGCGTTTTTAGATATGTTCAATACGATTACTATGATTCTTCCATACGATTATCATGAAGGTCATTCAAGTCACTTCACCCTGATAAAGGGAAGTGAAAAAATAGCTCTTCACATTGAAGAAAAGATTCCCCTCAATGATGCCATGAAATATGTCACGACAATCCAAGGCGAAAAGGTTATTTTAGGGAAAACGTATGAAGTGGTGGATGAGCATAACACAAAGACAGACCTACAGATCGGGGCGGTCATTAGAACCGAGGAATTTGATCAACGCTATTATTACGATGGGGATGACCTTGGTGTTACATACCAAGAAGGGTGCACCGTATTTAAAGTATGGGCTCCCACGTCAACAGAGGTAAGATTAAAGCTGAAATCCCCTGATGATGAAGAAATCCAGTATCCATTCGCGAGAGTCGAGAACGGCGTATGGGAATGTAAGGTGAATACCAATGTAGATGGGTATTATTATACGATTCTTACGTGCATCAATTTAGTATGGGATGAATCGATCGATCCATACGCTAAATCCGTTTCCTACGATAGTGAGTGGGGATGTGTTGTAAATCTGGGTAAAGGTGAGGCTCTTTCCTCCCTTCCACCATTATCATCTCCGACGGATGCAGTCATTTATGAGTTGAACATTCGCGATTTCTCAGCTCAAAAAGAAAGCGGCATGAAATATAGAGGAAAGTATCGTGCTTTTACAGAAAAAGGGACTTCCACTCCAAGTGGATTCAGCAGTGGAATTCAGTACCTGAAGGAGCTGGGGATCACCCATGTTGAACTGCTTCCTGTAAATGATTTCGATGGGGTGACCGATCACCCTGCCGATAAAAACTACAATTGGGGATATAATCCTTTGTTTTTTAACGCACCTGAAGGAAGCTACAGCTTAAAGCCTGAAGATCCATATGAACGAATCAATGAACTGAAAAGCGTGATTCGAAGCCTTCATGAAGAAAATATCAGGGTCATACTGGATGTGGTGTACAACCATGTTTTCATTCGGGAGGATTCGTCTTTTGAAAAGCTCGTACCCGGATATTTCTTCCGTCATGATGAAAATGGCTTACCGTCAAACGGGACCGGAGTGGGAAATGACTTTGCTTCCGAACGCCTGATGGCCAGGAAATTCATCGTTGATTCGATTCTTTATTGGATAGAAGAATACGGTGTCGACGGCTTCCGTTTTGATCTAATGGGAATTCTTGATATTAAGACAATGGCCACAATCCGTGAAGAAGTGGAGAAGGTTTTGCCAGGAGCCATTTTAATAGGAGAAGGTTGGGACCTGAATACGCCTCTGCCCCCCCATCAAAAAGCTAACCTGCGTAACGCCCATCAACTTCAAGGTATCGGTCAATTCAATGATTGGTTCCGGGACACGATTAAAGGAAGTACCTTTAACTTATATGACAAAGGATTTGCCCTCGGTCACGGTCATTTGGAACAAAAAGTGGAACTCGTCCTGACTGGAAGTGTCGGGATGAAAAATGGAGAAAGAGGACTCTTTAAAGAGCCGACTCAATCGGTCAACTATGTGGAATCCCATGATAACCACACCCTTTGGGATAAAATGAAGGCTTGTTTAAATGAAGAAGAAGGAACCCTTATGGATCGCCATAAATTGTCAACTACGATGGTGTTGTTATCACAAGGAATCCCTTTTCTTCATGCAGGACAGGAATTCTTCAGAACGAAAAACGGCATTGAGAATAGCTACAATTCTCCAGTGGAAATCAATCAATTAGACTGGGTCAGAAGAGAAGAATATGATGAGGTTGTCCAATATGTTAAAGCGCTGATTCAAATCCGTAAAAGTCACGGCGCCTTCCGTTTTCAGAAGAGCGGGTTGATCAGGGAGCATGTAGAAGTCTCCCATAGCATTGAAAATCTTGTCGTCGTTCACTATCGGAATGTACACCCGTATGGTCCGTGGAATGAGATCTTCATGGTCTTCCATTCAGATACGAAAAAATGTGACTATTCTCTTCCAGAAGGAAAAGATTGGATTTGTTTATCAGATGGTAATCGGGCAAATGTAAACGGTCTTTATGAGGTAGAGAAGCCGACCATAACCCTTGAACCCGTCTCTTCCTATGTATTTGTAAGGTAA
- a CDS encoding YtzH-like family protein, whose protein sequence is MPLNSQNQMQLLSDILSNHSTDCCGSVSECEQVERLVKSLMVNADIHENVKPVLQEIYQYSKSGISSPDLSNHITTNQENLSQWVTDMNSYS, encoded by the coding sequence ATGCCTTTAAATTCACAGAATCAAATGCAGTTATTATCAGATATTTTAAGCAATCACAGCACGGATTGCTGCGGTTCGGTTTCTGAATGTGAGCAAGTTGAACGATTGGTGAAGTCATTAATGGTTAACGCTGATATTCATGAAAACGTAAAGCCTGTCCTGCAAGAAATTTATCAGTACAGTAAGAGCGGGATATCCTCACCTGACTTATCGAACCATATCACGACCAATCAAGAAAACTTGTCCCAATGGGTTACGGATATGAATAGCTACTCTTAA
- a CDS encoding phosphotransferase family protein, which produces MEHLFDQDWEIVPAGGATGEAFFAQYQEQRLFLKRNSSPFVAVLSAEGIVPKLVWTKRMENGDVITAQHWLNGRELKPEEMKDERVAKLLNKIHSSKPLSTMLERLGKEPFQPEHMLTEVETGLEFDLLSLPVIREALLFLQKELVDVQQEEYVVCHGDVNHNNWLLSDYNQLYLIDWDGAMIADPAFDVGLLLYWYIPEEQWEGWLTQYGVELTDNLKLRMKWYVVAQTILSIQWHKGKARFHEMNHWIEYLHKVI; this is translated from the coding sequence TTGGAACACTTATTTGACCAAGATTGGGAAATAGTCCCCGCAGGCGGTGCAACTGGAGAAGCGTTCTTTGCTCAGTATCAGGAGCAAAGATTATTTCTGAAACGTAATTCCTCCCCTTTTGTAGCTGTATTATCAGCAGAAGGAATTGTGCCAAAGCTTGTTTGGACAAAACGAATGGAAAACGGGGATGTCATAACGGCACAACACTGGTTAAATGGGAGAGAATTAAAGCCTGAAGAGATGAAGGATGAAAGAGTGGCCAAGCTGCTCAATAAGATTCATTCCTCTAAGCCGCTTTCAACCATGCTTGAGCGGTTGGGAAAAGAGCCGTTTCAACCCGAGCATATGCTCACAGAAGTGGAGACAGGCTTAGAATTCGATCTTCTTTCATTACCTGTCATCAGAGAGGCACTCCTGTTTCTTCAAAAAGAGCTTGTGGATGTTCAACAAGAAGAATATGTAGTCTGCCACGGAGATGTTAATCATAACAACTGGCTGCTGTCTGATTACAACCAGTTGTATTTAATTGATTGGGACGGGGCCATGATTGCAGACCCGGCCTTTGATGTAGGTCTGTTATTATACTGGTATATCCCTGAGGAGCAATGGGAAGGCTGGTTAACTCAATACGGCGTTGAGTTAACCGATAACTTAAAGCTGCGAATGAAATGGTATGTGGTCGCACAAACGATTTTATCCATTCAGTGGCATAAAGGGAAAGCACGATTCCACGAGATGAATCATTGGATTGAATACTTGCATAAGGTGATCTGA
- the dat gene encoding D-amino-acid transaminase produces MNTVFVNGEVIDRADAKIDIEDRGYQFGDGIYEVIRVYGGNTFTMKEHMERLYQSAEKMKLSIPYSEEELTAHLLELIDSNQVKDGIVYVQVTRGVSSRQHHFPSKDVMGSVVAYTKDFPVPLHQMEQGVTAKLVEDIRWLRCDIKSLNLLGNLLAKEEAASEGHFEAILHRGDTVTEGSSSNAFMVKDGVIYTHPATNLILNGITRRVIEDLCRRNNISFQEETFLVHDLLEADEVFIASTTSEVMPVIKIDQQVVGNGKPGTVTKKLQALFSERKREQSPVK; encoded by the coding sequence ATGAACACAGTATTTGTAAATGGGGAAGTCATCGATCGTGCCGATGCGAAGATTGATATTGAGGATCGGGGTTATCAATTCGGGGATGGAATCTATGAAGTGATTCGCGTATACGGCGGAAACACGTTCACGATGAAGGAGCATATGGAGCGACTTTATCAAAGTGCTGAAAAGATGAAGCTGTCCATTCCGTATTCGGAAGAAGAACTGACGGCACATCTTCTGGAGCTTATCGATTCCAATCAAGTGAAAGACGGGATTGTTTATGTGCAAGTGACCCGCGGTGTATCTTCCCGTCAGCACCATTTTCCTTCAAAAGATGTAATGGGAAGCGTCGTTGCTTATACCAAAGATTTTCCTGTTCCTCTTCACCAGATGGAGCAAGGTGTAACAGCTAAGCTGGTCGAAGATATCAGGTGGCTGAGATGTGATATTAAGAGCTTGAATCTTCTCGGAAACCTCCTGGCAAAAGAAGAAGCTGCTTCCGAGGGGCATTTCGAAGCCATTTTGCATCGAGGGGATACTGTGACGGAAGGCTCCTCTTCTAATGCATTCATGGTGAAAGATGGAGTCATCTACACACATCCCGCTACAAACCTGATACTCAATGGTATTACTAGAAGAGTCATTGAAGATTTATGCAGAAGAAATAATATCTCTTTTCAAGAAGAGACGTTTCTTGTCCATGATCTTCTCGAAGCGGATGAAGTATTCATCGCAAGTACGACTTCAGAAGTCATGCCCGTCATTAAGATCGATCAACAGGTGGTCGGGAATGGGAAACCCGGTACTGTAACGAAAAAGCTGCAGGCACTCTTTAGTGAAAGAAAAAGGGAACAAAGCCCGGTAAAATAG